Proteins from one Hemiscyllium ocellatum isolate sHemOce1 chromosome 8, sHemOce1.pat.X.cur, whole genome shotgun sequence genomic window:
- the LOC132817802 gene encoding zinc finger protein 239-like yields the protein MEVKSINSTKKLNTCSVCGQSFSQSSLLWSHKCGHTEKILWNCEECGKGFNYPSQLEKHQRSHNGEKPWKCTDCGKGFNYPSELEIHRRTHTGEKLFTCSQCGKALAHLQSLLVHQRVHTGERPFNCSGCGKGFTTSSSLLIHQRVHTGERPFKCSDCGKSYQSSGELMSHQRVHTDERPFRCTHCGTGFKRSSQLTVHHRVHTGERPFTCSECGKGFTQTSDLLKHQRVHTDMRPFKCSDCEKCFKRLGDLKSHRRVHTDERPFWCSYCETGFRRSFDLTVHQRVHTGERPFTCSECGKGFTQSSNLTAHQRVHTGERPFICLECGKGFTQSSNLTVHQRSHSGERSFPS from the coding sequence ATGGAAGTAAAAAGCATTAACAGCACTAAGAAACTGAACACATGTTCTGTGTGTGGACAAAGCTTCAGTCAATCATCTTTACTGTGGAGTCACAAGTGTGGTCACACTGAGAAGATACTGTGGAACTGTGAGgaatgtgggaaaggattcaattACCCATCCCAACTGGAAAAGCATCAGCGCAGTCACAATGGGGAGAAGCCATGGAAATGTACAgattgtgggaagggcttcaATTACCCGTCTGAGTTGGAAATTCATCGGCGCACCCACACTGGAGAGAAGTTGTTCACCTGCTCTCAATGTGGGAAGGCATTAGCTCATTTACAGAGTCTGCTGGTACACCAACGAGTTCatactggggagagaccattcaacTGCTCTGGATGTGGTAAGGGATTCACTACGTCATCCAGCTTGCTAATACACCAGCgtgttcacactggagagagaccTTTTAAATGCTCAGACTGTGGGAAGAGCTACCAAAGTTCTGGGGAACTGATGTCCCACCAACGTGTTCACACCGATGAGAGACCATTCAGATGCACTCACTGTGGGACTGGATTCAAGCGATCATCTCAACTCACTGTGCACCACCgagttcacactggagagagaccgttcacctgctcagagtgcgggaagggattcactcaaacGTCCGACCTGCTGAAGCATCAGCGCGTTCATACTGATATGAGACCTTTTAAATGCTCTGACTGTGAGAAGTGCTTTAAAAGACTGGGAGATCTGAAGTCTCACCGGCGTGTTCACACTGATGAGAGACCATTCTGGTGTTCTTACTGTGAGACTGGGTTCAGGCGATCATTTGATCTCACTGTACACCAGAGAGTTCACACTGgcgagagaccattcacctgttcTGAGTGTGgaaaaggattcactcaatcatcCAACCTCACTGCACATCAGCGAGTTCATACTGGAGAGAGACCGTTCATCTGCTTGGAGTGTGGGAAGGGGTTCACTCAGTCCTCCAATCTTACAGTACATCAGCGTAGTCACAGTGGGGAGAGATCATTCCCCTCCTAG